GCAAACACTTTTTGTTGCTACGATTTAAGGGCGAAAGGGAAACTACAAAAAGTTAAGAACTAACCCAAGAGATATGCATTAGGGTGTTTCATTTTCGGAAGATTTCTTTGCTCTGTCACAAAATCTAATACTACAAATAAAGGCTATTAAAGCAATGTTCCTCTCTTGTCCAGATATTATCTAGCTGTTTAGAGATTTCAATCAGATTTAGCTCAGAACCGAAACTCCTTGTCGCCACTGCAACTCCGACTAGGCTTCATCACCACTTGTGTGACATAAAGTCGTCACTAGCTCTCGAAAGATGCAAATTGACCCTGGCAAGGCCGTGCTCTTGCATACAATAAAGAAGGTTCCACGGCTTAGCCGAACACCATAACGCCCGCGGCTTTGGTGCAGGAGGTATATTCGACTGTATTTAAACCTTCAGCCATGTCGAAGCCGGCCCTACTCGGGAAGCAATGATTGCCTTACTGAAGAAAGGGACATTATTGTGAATTCCATAAAAGATAAGGAAAAAAAATGAGGAGAAGGGGTGGTCCCCTACTAGCCCGACTCTTCGCTTATAGTTTTATGTTCCTCCCAGGTCGCGAGCTCACCTTTTATGGAACCCGTATAGCAGCTATCTCCATGAGGAAATTGAATTTGCTGGTTTGCCCGAATAAGAGGTGCGATAGAAGAAGGGCAGGCAATAGATAAGGCAAGAAACCAATATAACAGTTCTTGAGAGCGGTGGTCGACTTAACGACCAGCAAAGCGAAGGCTTCACATGAGCTCGTAAGGTAGTAGAAGCCGGTCGAACGCAACTAGGCGAGAAAGCTTTGCGTCGAGCAATTCTCGATACAGGTTGAAGTCGAGAAAGAAAAGGTAATAGGCGGAAAAAGAAAAGAGTCAGGGATGGACATCTAGTGGCCAATATCATGGCGTTCATAATTGCAACCAGATGCAATGACTCGGCATAGTTTTAGGCAGGCAGATACTTTTAAGATTAGAATAATAGAGACTGTACTTCGTTGAGGAATTTAGAATTGGAATATGTGGCGGCTTATACGCTACCCGAATACATTGATGGTCCTAGACTTGAGAAAAAGATATGGTCTGATGTATAATGAGCTGTTCCGGTTCTAAGCAGTTCCTTCAAGTTAAACAAAACGTCCACCGAATAACGGAGGGTTTTCAAGCTAAGGGCAGGTTTCCGCGATATCATAATCCCTGATAACGGAAATTACGCTCCGGAAACCTACTATGACGAAATGGGAAAGGTAATATCTTTGCTAAAGAATAACAAGGCATCAGGTAACGACAGTCTATCCGAAGAGCTGATCAAAAATGgaagcgaagagttggtataaagCATGCGTCAAGATTCCTATGCAAAACATTATCGGACGATCTTATGCCTCCAGATTGGAGATTAAGTGTGCTCTTCCCAGTCTACAAGAAAAGCGATCCCGCAAACTTCGCTTATTAGACTGAAGCCTAAAGTCAACGAACTGATTAAACCTTATCCCTGTGGCTTCAGACCTGGCAGATCTACTATACACCAGATCTTTACGAAACTCTAGATCTTGAGGATAAGCTTCAGGCAGATATGGCGATAGTGCAACTTATAAAAACGCAAAGACTTCGCTGGCTAATCCATGTTATTCAAATGGATTTAGATGTTTCGGTCTAGAGAGTATTTCTATTGACACCCGTATTTGGAAGCAAAAGAAGGGGTTAACCTCCTTGTGTCTACTTGATGCTCCCGATTGCCGTCAGTTATCATGAAACGGCAAAGATCGCCTGGGCCTTCAAGCGAAAGAATTAAAAATACTGGTTTCCCGGTGATATTGTCGTAAATGGCAGTGAGAGGGCGATTGAGCGGGCGCTGTAATCGATAAAAGAACGCAAAActtgcacatgatcaaccaagaaGAAAAAGTGAAAACAAGCGCCAGTCTGCGAAGTGTCCATAGAGTGGACCATATGCAAGTCTTCCGCTATTAGGATAACAAAGTAGCTCTTGTTAGTAAAAAAAGAGTGCCTGTAGGCTCACGATGGATATTCTTATAGCTTTTGACATGCGATGCTTATAAAGAATGTCCCGTTAGCGACAATAGTTGTAGGAAGTTCAGATTACAGGACGGGACAGCTAATCAGACAGCTATTAGGATAAACACAGCTATCAGACCTCGAAGCAGCAAGTGTGAAAGATCCTAAAAATAATTCAGTTACGTGCGGAAATGCTGGTTCGATGTGTTTTAGTCAACTCAAATTGAAGGGGAATATCGGCCGTTGCATCTTCAGATTTACATATATTAGATTCATAGAGCTGGCAGTGCTGCCTAACACGAAAAAAGCGGACGATTGCTTATGTGAGTTGAAAGTCGTTAAACCTCGATCGGTCATCGAGTTGCATGTCACTGACCACATTTTCGTTGAGAGAAGCTTCTTGAATTTCTTCAGCTACCAGTAGCAGAGGGTCTGCAACAAGCCTCCTCTCCTCCTTGTTGGCTGCCTCTGGTAATAATTTATATACAGAACCTGTGCTAAACGAAGtcctaaatcaatttttttttaatcgaatgCAGGTAGAACGAGAGCAGCGGGGTAATTAAGGTAAGAATGAGACTCAAAGGCTAGCGCTGTCTGGCGTTTTTTTTCACTATTGCGAGGCACCTGAAATTTAGCTTCCTTTgatgtaatttgtttgtttttctctGCCAAAAAGTACTTCAAATCAAGTTCACTCAATTTTATGGAAACAGGGAAATGAGGAAGGAGAAACTTTTGCAACTTAATTTTGCTATAAATGCAGCGTTGGCCAATGAGATGTGCAATCATTCTTGTATATAGTCCCGAGACCACAACATTAATTTCATAAAACGCAGCGAACGCAGCAGAcaccaacaaaatgcaaaaatctgTAAGTAGGACCTGAAAGCGTAgcacacacactcacacacaaacacacacacaaggAAACATAGCAACACTTTCAATTTCCAAGGATAAATTAAATAGCCACAATTATTTTCAGACAAACACCACATCATTCATCATCGCATTTTCCTTCGTCATCTTCTTGAACTACGTTCAAGCTCGTCCTGATCAATACGATGCTGTAGCGGagttgcgcaacttcaaaagtgaGACAAAAGAGGATGGTAGCTATCATTATGAATATGAAACATCAAATGGCATTGCTGCTGGTGAATCAGGTGTTGGTGGCTCTTATGCAAGTGGTTCTGCTGCGTATTATGCACCCGATGGTCAACTCATTCAGCTAAGTTATACAGCCGATGAGAATGGTTTTCATCCAACCGGTGAACATTTACCAACAGCACCACCAATTCCACAAGCCATACTTAAATCACTTGAATACATTCGTACGCATCCATCACAAGAGAGCGAAGAGGAACGCAAGCATGCTAAGAAGATCTGAGTCCAAGTAGTtgcatatttgtttttgtaataactaAGGTCCTCATTATCCCCGTATGTGTTCTTTGTGAGAAATTGTTATGTTAGAGAGTTTGTTGGTTATCATATCATGTACATATTTAAGAATCTTGAAAATCCTATATAATAAAATGACAGTGAAGTAAGATGTTGAAGGTTATTTATAATGCATAATGCGGTTGAGGTTGCCTGGCATATCAGATATCTTAATTTTAATATAGGTCGCACTTTggcaaattttgataaaacctTTTTGAAGCAATATGAGTCTAGATGACCATACCATTTCAGAGGGTTAAGGTACTTAGAATATTCATGTGGTAGCCATGTCTGCGGTAAGTTGTGACTTAAATCCACAGACTTTGAAGGTTCGACGTAGTGATGTCAAATAGTTCCCGAAATGGTTGGGTTAGTACATTAatgaaattaatttattaaacacCCTGGATAAATACCCCCCAAAGCTTTcggtgagtgtctttatcgctacaagaagaagaagaagagctCCCCTCCAATACAGAATCCTTTTAGTGTCTGCAAGAAGGTGAAAAAAGTATAGTACGGCTACTTTCCATAGATTACAATAACGCTGTTCTATTTGACTAGCCCCAAAATCCGCTTATTtggaaccttctgctaacgttagtATCGCTGTACTGTCGactgaataactccaatattctgtatttcaaaatggtctttattagattgctttgggagtagtacttcacaattaaacgtCACAACTAAGAGCGTGTCTAAATGAAACTGATCACTGATTacacagcttgcgctgcttttatactctccgttgcttcattcgcatatttctactaaattcTATACGTTTttccttctagaactgctgtatctcctgcttggtaatttctatatatgtacatgtacatttgtagttGATGTCTATCTTATAGACATATGcaggtgtatgcgtgagtactacttggGCTGATGATTaaatgtgtttgtgagtatctcattGTTGCCTCGTATGTATGTGTGTCAATGATGATTGATTTTGttacgtacacaagagtggcagcttactttattattgttgtgcctttaattatttagtatcagcttagtgatgctaatattcctcACAGTATTAATTACGTTCAGTTTTATAAATCTTAAAAGATCCAAGTCCTACAATCAATCTAAAGTTCCAAGAAAAGCTGTAAATCTTCGGCAGATGCACATTGGACGGTTGCACACTGCCACATAAACTATGCAGTCCCATCTGTGTTGGGTGAGAAGAGATAACGCGTAAGAGATGTTCTGTCTTCGCACTTCTGGTTTTAAAGTCGTAACCGAGTTACTTAAAGATTTCGAATGCAGCGGCTATGGATGTCTAAGTGGCTGACTATTCTGACGACCTAACAGTCCTTGTCAGCGGGAATTTCGCAACAGACGCGGAAGCTTTTGCAAAAATACCTAGACATGGTGGCTAGGTGGTCTGAATCCTGTTTACTTGCTTTAAATTTCAATCAAAGTGAGGTAGATCTATTAGCGCGTAAGCCTTAATAAACGCACTCGCCTTTTTGGTTTGGATAGAGTGTCGAGAGAAGAGGGTCTTGCGCTGAAGAAGGACCAGACAAAATACTTGCTGTCATCAAAGAAAGAATTTGCACACTCGCGGCTTAGCAGCCATGTTACTCTTGAGTGACATAAATGTAGTCGTCTATCTGGGAACCAGTATCAGCCTAGAAATCAAACAATAAATCAATCGTTCCAggaaatgttactttggactgaaTACGCAACTGAAAAGTTAAGTCTTCTCTCGATAAACAAAAATTATGCTTTCTAAGTCTCTTACCATACCTGTCCGAGATCATGAAGGATTTCGAGAGCAGATAGAATGGCCATTGGATTATTCTACAAAAGAGTTCTCCGGCAGACTTCTAGTCCTTCCGTGATGCCAATGACGTAGTGAGCATATGAAGGAAGACTTCATCGCCCATGGTGCGCCCTATTGGCGTCAGTGATTGCGTTGCAGTGATGACTCCCGGTATTTAATGGTTGAAGGTGAGTTGTGATCATGACTTGAAA
The Eurosta solidaginis isolate ZX-2024a chromosome 5, ASM4086904v1, whole genome shotgun sequence DNA segment above includes these coding regions:
- the LOC137254504 gene encoding pupal cuticle protein Edg-78E-like produces the protein MQKSTNTTSFIIAFSFVIFLNYVQARPDQYDAVAELRNFKSETKEDGSYHYEYETSNGIAAGESGVGGSYASGSAAYYAPDGQLIQLSYTADENGFHPTGEHLPTAPPIPQAILKSLEYIRTHPSQESEEERKHAKKI